A segment of the Myotis daubentonii chromosome 6, mMyoDau2.1, whole genome shotgun sequence genome:
CGAATACATTGCTTGGAGTTTTCCTCGCCTGAATCACCCTTCTCTCCTTTGTGAACCCCCTCCTGTCGCCACAGTTAGGAGTGGAGCTGTTGTGTGATAACCGGGTGTCTCTGGGCTTGGGAACGGGGtaggtgtgtggggggcagggagcagtGGGGGATTTGCAAGTCTTCAGTTGAGTGATCGAAgactcattttctctttttgtctctccTGTCTGTGTGTCTTTGTGCCTCTGTGTACCCCTCCCTCAGACTCCCGAAGCCCAGACAGTTCCTCCCCAAATCCTCTTTCCCAGGGGGCCCCTCCCCATTCTCCTCCTGGGCCACCTCTACCCCCTTCAGCAGCCCCTTCCCTTGGAGGCtctggggccccacccccacccccgatgccaccccctcccctgggctccccCTTCCCTGTCATCAGCTCTTCCATGGGctcccctggcctgccccctccagcTCCCCCAGGATTCTCCGGGCCTGTCAGCAGTCCCCAGGTGAGAGGTTGTGACCCACATTCTGCCTCTCCACTTGCATTTCCTTGTTTTCCTTGTGACCCTAGATCCTTGTGTGAACTTCCCCATGACCCACTGACCTCCAGACCTCTAATTCTGGCAGGCCTGTTGTCCCTGTGAGACCCCCTGAGGTGACTGATCTTGCAGTGCATGTGTCCACCCCAACCCCAAAAGGAACCCCAATATTCCTGATGTCCCTTTCACCCGTCAGTGACTTTCTGCCCTTTTGGTCCCACCTGCCCTTCTGAGATAATACCTTTCAGGGCCACTGTGTTGCACTATCTCAAGGGACGCTGTGTGCCAGTCTCTGGGTTGTGCTCCAGGGCTGGCCCTCCCCGCAGACCGCAGTGTAACAGTGCTCTCCGGGGTGTGCAATGCAGGGCCCTGCCAGGTGTTAGGGCATGATTTCCGTCGCCTCTGATTCTCTTTCCCAGTGAGTCTCCCCATGACCTCCCTATTTCCCCTATCCCAGATTAACTCAACAGTGTCGCTCCCTGGGGGTGGGTCTGGCACCCCTGAAGATGTGAAGCCACCAGTCTTAGGGGTCCGGGGCCTGCACTGTCCACCCCCtccaggtggccctggggctggcaAACGGCTATGTGCAATCTGCGGGGACCGAAGCTCAGGTATGGGGTTCAGAGGACCagcagacaggaagagagagagagagagatgtctgcCACTGACCATCCCCTGTGGGAGTCCCAGGGCCTCATGGGGTTTCTTTGGAGCGAGTAGCTGGGGGAGGCCCAGTGAGAGCTAAAGAACCTGAAGCTCAGACGGGATGGGGGTGGTAGAGGGAAGGGTGGACTGGACCACCTCACGTCCTCGTTTCCCAGCTCCGTGTGTGGCAGACACAGAGCAGACTTGGCAAGAGACCTAATGGTGAGCGGTCTGCATGCAGCCTTGCTGTTGCCGTCCCCGCCCCCTGTAGGCAAACACTATGGCGTTTACAGCTGCGAGGGCTGCAAAGGCTTCTTCAAGCGCACCATTCGCAAGGACCTGACCTACTCGTGCCGGGACAACAAGGACTGCACAGTGGACAAGCGCCAGCGGAACCGCTGTCAGTACTGCCGCTATCAGAAGTGCTTGGCCACTGGCATGAAGAGGGAAGGTAAGGGCCTGCCCACCCAGGCTTCCCAGTCTACCctctgggagaggagggaggagggagggggaagagggaaggtTTAGGGAAGACGGGactgttttctctctcctccagagGGCGAtatttgatctctctctccctcatcagcTCTTCTCCCCGAAACCCTCATCTGATCCCTTGAGTTTCCTTCCTAATGGTTGTGCCTCTGGCCTGTCCCTGTGACCCCTGCCTAGTCTGGTGTGAGGGTAGGCTCACTTTCCTTACCCGTGATGGgctctctgtgtccctctctaACCTGAAtagcccttcctctctttgaCCCAGCGTTCCCTCTCTGGTCTTCTCCAAACTCTGGGATTCCACTCTCTTAAGCTACAGAGTTTACTGAAGACCTCAGGGCACCTTCCCTTTTTCAATCTTACCTTCTTCAGTCTGACTCTGGAATTCTGAGAGACACCCTGTAGAGAGTATCTTGATCAAATCTCATTTTCGAGATGAGCCTGAGGCCTAGCTTCTCCAAGGCCATGCAATAAATGAGTGGTAGAGCTGTGATCAGAACTCACGTCTCTGAAGACCGAGGCCGGTGCTCCTCATACTGCCTCTGGGTTGAGTTAGAAGAGTACAGAATTTGCAGGCAGGCACTCTTGGATTCAGTTGCATGACTTACCATGtactgtgtgaacttgggcatgCTATTTAACTTCTCTAGGCCAaaattcttcatctttaaaaatggagacaagagccctggccggtgtttctcggtggttagaacattggcctgcactCCGAAGGGTccactggttccattccaggtcaggggcatgtacctgtgttgcaggttggatccccaccCTAGATGGGGCGGGGCACCTGTGATCTAAGGAgttagggaggcaaccaatcagtgtttctcccttctccccctccccctccctccctccctctcaaaattaatggaaaaaatatccttgggtgaagattaccaaaaaaaaaaaaaaaaaaaaaaatgaaaaagagaaaagggaaaaaaaatggagacaagaaCTCACAGGGTTGTTATAATAGAGTGAATGTTAAAATGTGCTTGGCCCTCATTTAAATGTTAGCTTTCTCCCTTATTCCTttatcctctccttcccttctccttcttgGCTTCTGTGCCCTTTTACAACCCCTGCTTCCAGACTGTCCCTAGTCTGTTATTTGTAATGACTTCCCCAGTTCCTATAAATATCTCCTAAGGGCCATCAGATGCTGATAAGGCCCTACGGACATTTCAGAACCTCCTCATGGCAGGCTGCTGACTTTCCACTTtttgtcctccctcccccaccagcggTACAGGAGGAGCGTCAACGGGGGAAGGACAAGGacggggatggggagggggctgggggagccccCGAGGAGATGCCTGTGGACAGGATCCTGGAGGCAGAGCTTGCTGTGGAGCAGAAGAGTGACCAGGGCGTTGAGGGTCCTGGGGGAACCGGGGGTAGCGGCAGCAGCGTGAGTGATGGGGTCAATCCATTCTCCCTGATGGGGGTTGGGGAAGTGGGAGCCTAGGTCTGTCCTGCCTCCGCCTCCCCTCCGTTCCCCTCACAACCCTCCTAACACTGTCTGGGACTGGAAGTGCTGCCGAACAAGGTCTCTTAAATATCTGAGGTGGGTGTGATAGTGTCCTCTGTCCCACCCCCAGAACAACCCACTGGTTGGCAGAACCACAGCGAGTCCCAAAAGCCTGACTTACAGGGGTCAGTTCAGATGGGGCTTGAAGAGGTATACCACGTTGTAGGAGGGGGTATCAGAGTCTCTTACAAGGGGGCTCCCAGTGTACTTCTAAACCTCCCATAACTCTTACCCCACACCCCCTGCAGCCAAACGACCCTGTGACTAACATCTGTCAGGCAGCTGACAAGCAGCTATTCACGCTTGTTGAGTGGGCGAAGAGGATCCCACACTTTTCCTCCTTGCCTCTGGATGACCAGGTCATATTGCTACGGGCAGGTCAGTGACCTTGGATCCCTTTGACCTCTTGACATTTGACCCCTTTTGACATGACCTTTAGTGACCCCAGTGCAGACTTGCATACTCAGGGAGCCAAGCTCATTGACCTCGCcaccttttcttctcttcccctgGTGTGCTTTGAATCCCATGGCCTGATCTCTGGCTCTTGGCCCTTGTTGCTCTCCGCCCAGGCTGGAATGAGCTCCTCATTGCCTCCTTCTCCCATCGATCCATTGATGTCCGAGATGGCATCCTCCTCGCCACAGGTCTTCACGTGCACCGCAACTCAGCCCATTCTGCAGGCGTGGGAGCCATCTTTGATCGGTCAGTGGCCCTCCGCTGGGCTGGCCTataggtggagggggtggggctatAGGCTGGTCCGTGTCCAAGGCTGGCTGAGCTGTGACCTTTGAGTGACCTGCAGGTCCCTCTCCAGGGTGCTGACAGAGCTAGTGTCCAAAATGCGTGACATGAGGATGGACAAGACAGAGCTTGGCTGCCTGAGGGCAATCATTCTGTTCAATCCAGGTAAGAGGAGGTCATCCCATCTCTCAAGACCAAAGCAACCTTGGAGCCTCCTCTTCTCCGGAGACTCCTAAGTTACCCAGCTATCCCCTCAGTAAGACCCTCTGCCCGGAAATCTCCCAGATAGCTAAGAACATCCCATATCCATGATGCATTCCCCTTCTGACCCCCTCCCACAAACCCAGTGTGCCCTGCTCCCTGACCAGGCATCTGGAGAAGGGCAAGTAGATGGGGCCCGGAAGGAGACAGCTATTCACGTGGGCCACATCTCCCCGTTTGTGCTGATGTGATtggcctgcctcctcctccctcctctcttccctgctGTTCCAGACGCCAAGGGCCTCTCCAACCCCAGTGAGGTGGAGGTCCTGCGGGAGAAAGTGTACGCATCACTGGAGACCTATTGCAAACAGAAGTACCCTGAGCAGCAGGGACGGTGAGAAGGAGTTGTGGGGGCGAGGGATTGTGGGGACTGAGGATCCCAtggggtggaggttggggggcCACGGGTGTGTTCAGGGCCCATGCGATTGCAGctctcactccctttctctcgCCCCCCCTCAGGTTTGCCAAGCTGCTGCTACGTCTTCCTGCTCTCAGATCCATTGGCCTTAAGTGTCTAGAGCACCTGTTTTTCTTCAAGCTCATCGGTGACACCCCCATCGACACCTTCCTCATGGAGATGCTCGAGGcgccccaccagctggcctgagCCCAGACACAGACGTGGTGCTTCCTGCACTTGAGGAGTGCACACCTGAGGGGGACGCCAAGccttggggcagggtggggagggccgTGTGCCTGGAGTCTTGGTGGGGTGAGGACTAGGGAGCAGGACTGAGACCTCCAGGGGATCCATCAACCCTCCAAGGGGTTTGCTTGATATCTCAAGTCAGAGGGGACCCCAGGCCCTTATGAGAGCTGGACCTCTTCCTTCAGTGGCCTCTAGCCTCTGAGTTGGTCTGGGTCTGCCATGACTTGGGGTGAGTTCCCACCCCGCCTGGAATGATCTCCCCCAGCAGAAAGCACTGGCCTTCTCCCAGGGCCTGGCTTCCTTCTCATCTTGCCTCACTTAGCTCCCTGTGTGGAGAGTGGATATGGGAACTCTCCCAGAGATGGATATTGGGGGGCAGGCCCCCCAAAGTGATGGACATGGGAGTAGGGCTCTGACAGGCCTTCCTCTAGCCAAGCCTGGCAGATCGGGGCTACTCTGTCACTGCCTTCTGTCCGGAGTCACCTCTCGCACGTCACCTCCTGCAGTCAGACTGAgaaaggaggtggtggtggtgaaggggtGGGTAGAGATGTAGGAACCCATCtgctatttttaatttcctctgaGGATAGAGATTTACAGTTAGACTCAAAGAAGTACTGTACTTCCCCAGGTTGACTAAGATGCCAGTGGTGGAGGTGGACTGTGGGAAAGGCAGGGCCCCAAGGCGGTGGCCCTGAGGCTCCTGAAGCCCTGGCCTTCTCACCCCTCGCCCGCCCGTCTCTCCCCGCCTGACTGACGGGGACGCCTGACTGACGGGACGGGGCCTGGGCTGCGATGGCCGggcttccccagccctgggccaggcctgcgTGAGGGGAGGTGGCCGGCCCGTAGAGATGGGGTGCCGGGGCTGCATGACTTTTGCCCTGCATTTCTTCTCTCTGgggtttctttccctctttcactCACGTATAAAATCGCTTTCAAATTAAAATCGCTGTTTTCTGGACTGAGGTGACTGTTGGCGTGGACAGCGCTGCATCTCGCTGGGTGTGGGGGATCCGGTCGGTTGGGACCTCCAGACACGCTCCCTTGACACTAACGGTGCTGAGGTTCCCTGGGGCCGGAGAGGCGGCGCAAGGGGGGGGACACAAGGCGCCCTTTgtcggggaggggggaagagggtgtgccaggcggggggcggggcggccgagGAGGAAGGGGGGCGGCGGTTCTCAAAGGCGCCTTGTTCGCCTGCGCCCTCCCAGCGCCAGCGGGCGGCGGCGCCTCGCCTCGCTCCCGTCTCACCGCTGCCGCGGGCTCCGGGCAGACCCGGCGCCGTGCCCGTCCGAGGGGCTCGCCGGGCGCCGCGGCCCGTGGCCTCCGGGAGGCGGCCTCCTGTCCCCGAGTGACCCTGTTTCCCAGGCTTCCAGCTGGGCAGACTGTGCCCTCGCCCTCCACGGGGTCCCTTTCCACCTGGGCTCcgggcctcccttacccccccccccctttcatcTCCTGGGACCTGGTTAGCCCGTTTGTCTGTGCGGTCTGCCCCACCCCCCGGGGgtcccaacacccccccccccatgcggCCGTGGAGCTGCAGGTCGCCAGCCGCTATCTATAGCCGCGTCTATAAATACCAGCCCCCGCCGCTCTGTAATTACGGGGCGCGCCCGGGAGTAATTACGGAGACCTGATGGGGGGGCGACCCCCAGGCCCGCCTCTCTCCTCCCACTGTCCCCTAAACCCCACCCAGGGCGCTGCTGAAGGAGGGTTCTGGgcccccaggcagagggaaccggAGGGGGGGGCGCTGTGACGACGTCGGGGTCCTAGAaaaggagggggctggggagaagATATTGGGGTCCCCGAGAAGCATCGTAGGGTA
Coding sequences within it:
- the RXRB gene encoding retinoic acid receptor RXR-beta isoform X6, which gives rise to MPPPPLGSPFPVISSSMGSPGLPPPAPPGFSGPVSSPQINSTVSLPGGGSGTPEDVKPPVLGVRGLHCPPPPGGPGAGKRLCAICGDRSSGKHYGVYSCEGCKGFFKRTIRKDLTYSCRDNKDCTVDKRQRNRCQYCRYQKCLATGMKREGQNSSSLKMETRALAGVSRWLEHWPALRRVHWFHSRSGACTCVAAVQEERQRGKDKDGDGEGAGGAPEEMPVDRILEAELAVEQKSDQGVEGPGGTGGSGSSPNDPVTNICQAADKQLFTLVEWAKRIPHFSSLPLDDQVILLRAGWNELLIASFSHRSIDVRDGILLATGLHVHRNSAHSAGVGAIFDRSLSRVLTELVSKMRDMRMDKTELGCLRAIILFNPDAKGLSNPSEVEVLREKVYASLETYCKQKYPEQQGRFAKLLLRLPALRSIGLKCLEHLFFFKLIGDTPIDTFLMEMLEAPHQLA
- the RXRB gene encoding retinoic acid receptor RXR-beta isoform X2, with the translated sequence MSWAARPPFLPQRHAAGQCGPVGVRKEMHCGVASRWRRRRPWLDPAAAAAAAAGEQQTPEPEPGETGRDGMGDSGRDSRSPDSSSPNPLSQGAPPHSPPGPPLPPSAAPSLGGSGAPPPPPMPPPPLGSPFPVISSSMGSPGLPPPAPPGFSGPVSSPQINSTVSLPGGGSGTPEDVKPPVLGVRGLHCPPPPGGPGAGKRLCAICGDRSSGKHYGVYSCEGCKGFFKRTIRKDLTYSCRDNKDCTVDKRQRNRCQYCRYQKCLATGMKREGQNSSSLKMETRALAGVSRWLEHWPALRRVHWFHSRSGACTCVAAVQEERQRGKDKDGDGEGAGGAPEEMPVDRILEAELAVEQKSDQGVEGPGGTGGSGSSPNDPVTNICQAADKQLFTLVEWAKRIPHFSSLPLDDQVILLRAGWNELLIASFSHRSIDVRDGILLATGLHVHRNSAHSAGVGAIFDRVLTELVSKMRDMRMDKTELGCLRAIILFNPDAKGLSNPSEVEVLREKVYASLETYCKQKYPEQQGRFAKLLLRLPALRSIGLKCLEHLFFFKLIGDTPIDTFLMEMLEAPHQLA
- the RXRB gene encoding retinoic acid receptor RXR-beta isoform X3, with translation MSWAARPPFLPQRHAAGQCGPVGVRKEMHCGVASRWRRRRPWLDPAAAAAAAAGEQQTPEPEPGETGRDGMGDSGRDSRSPDSSSPNPLSQGAPPHSPPGPPLPPSAAPSLGGSGAPPPPPMPPPPLGSPFPVISSSMGSPGLPPPAPPGFSGPVSSPQINSTVSLPGGGSGTPEDVKPPVLGVRGLHCPPPPGGPGAGKRLCAICGDRSSGKHYGVYSCEGCKGFFKRTIRKDLTYSCRDNKDCTVDKRQRNRCQYCRYQKCLATGMKREAVQEERQRGKDKDGDGEGAGGAPEEMPVDRILEAELAVEQKSDQGVEGPGGTGGSGSSPNDPVTNICQAADKQLFTLVEWAKRIPHFSSLPLDDQVILLRAGWNELLIASFSHRSIDVRDGILLATGLHVHRNSAHSAGVGAIFDRSLSRVLTELVSKMRDMRMDKTELGCLRAIILFNPDAKGLSNPSEVEVLREKVYASLETYCKQKYPEQQGRFAKLLLRLPALRSIGLKCLEHLFFFKLIGDTPIDTFLMEMLEAPHQLA
- the RXRB gene encoding retinoic acid receptor RXR-beta isoform X4 encodes the protein MSWAARPPFLPQRHAAGQCGPVGVRKEMHCGVASRWRRRRPWLDPAAAAAAAAGEQQTPEPEPGETGRDGMGDSGRDSRSPDSSSPNPLSQGAPPHSPPGPPLPPSAAPSLGGSGAPPPPPMPPPPLGSPFPVISSSMGSPGLPPPAPPGFSGPVSSPQINSTVSLPGGGSGTPEDVKPPVLGVRGLHCPPPPGGPGAGKRLCAICGDRSSGKHYGVYSCEGCKGFFKRTIRKDLTYSCRDNKDCTVDKRQRNRCQYCRYQKCLATGMKREAVQEERQRGKDKDGDGEGAGGAPEEMPVDRILEAELAVEQKSDQGVEGPGGTGGSGSSPNDPVTNICQAADKQLFTLVEWAKRIPHFSSLPLDDQVILLRAGWNELLIASFSHRSIDVRDGILLATGLHVHRNSAHSAGVGAIFDRVLTELVSKMRDMRMDKTELGCLRAIILFNPDAKGLSNPSEVEVLREKVYASLETYCKQKYPEQQGRFAKLLLRLPALRSIGLKCLEHLFFFKLIGDTPIDTFLMEMLEAPHQLA
- the RXRB gene encoding retinoic acid receptor RXR-beta isoform X5, translating into MPQGSVGRWGCEKKCIVGSRPGGGGDGPGWILRRRRRRRPENNKPRSRSRGRLDGTGWATAGGINSTVSLPGGGSGTPEDVKPPVLGVRGLHCPPPPGGPGAGKRLCAICGDRSSGKHYGVYSCEGCKGFFKRTIRKDLTYSCRDNKDCTVDKRQRNRCQYCRYQKCLATGMKREGQNSSSLKMETRALAGVSRWLEHWPALRRVHWFHSRSGACTCVAAVQEERQRGKDKDGDGEGAGGAPEEMPVDRILEAELAVEQKSDQGVEGPGGTGGSGSSPNDPVTNICQAADKQLFTLVEWAKRIPHFSSLPLDDQVILLRAGWNELLIASFSHRSIDVRDGILLATGLHVHRNSAHSAGVGAIFDRSLSRVLTELVSKMRDMRMDKTELGCLRAIILFNPDAKGLSNPSEVEVLREKVYASLETYCKQKYPEQQGRFAKLLLRLPALRSIGLKCLEHLFFFKLIGDTPIDTFLMEMLEAPHQLA
- the RXRB gene encoding retinoic acid receptor RXR-beta isoform X1; this translates as MSWAARPPFLPQRHAAGQCGPVGVRKEMHCGVASRWRRRRPWLDPAAAAAAAAGEQQTPEPEPGETGRDGMGDSGRDSRSPDSSSPNPLSQGAPPHSPPGPPLPPSAAPSLGGSGAPPPPPMPPPPLGSPFPVISSSMGSPGLPPPAPPGFSGPVSSPQINSTVSLPGGGSGTPEDVKPPVLGVRGLHCPPPPGGPGAGKRLCAICGDRSSGKHYGVYSCEGCKGFFKRTIRKDLTYSCRDNKDCTVDKRQRNRCQYCRYQKCLATGMKREGQNSSSLKMETRALAGVSRWLEHWPALRRVHWFHSRSGACTCVAAVQEERQRGKDKDGDGEGAGGAPEEMPVDRILEAELAVEQKSDQGVEGPGGTGGSGSSPNDPVTNICQAADKQLFTLVEWAKRIPHFSSLPLDDQVILLRAGWNELLIASFSHRSIDVRDGILLATGLHVHRNSAHSAGVGAIFDRSLSRVLTELVSKMRDMRMDKTELGCLRAIILFNPDAKGLSNPSEVEVLREKVYASLETYCKQKYPEQQGRFAKLLLRLPALRSIGLKCLEHLFFFKLIGDTPIDTFLMEMLEAPHQLA